A section of the Cyanobacteria bacterium GSL.Bin1 genome encodes:
- a CDS encoding MBL fold metallo-hydrolase: protein MQLTYLGSNSWLWQWENLNILVDPWLVDDLVFANLTWLFRGIRQEKPPQLPERIDLILLSQGLEDHAHKPTLKMLDKTIPVVGSPNAAEVAEDLEFETVTALPHGETYTLQEKIEIRALPGAPIGLDQENAYLLTALTPQQRLYYEPHGFPPEELKEYSPVDVVINPIVNLELPLAGAIINGKESAVQLAQWLKPQAIIGTAAGGKIDFEGVLLSLLKANGSAEEVRSHLQQNDLNTEIIEPQQGEPITLLEQETEVHH from the coding sequence ATGCAATTAACTTATCTCGGTTCCAACAGTTGGCTTTGGCAATGGGAAAACCTTAATATTTTAGTCGATCCCTGGCTAGTTGACGATCTCGTTTTTGCCAACTTAACTTGGCTCTTTCGCGGGATTCGTCAGGAAAAGCCGCCTCAATTGCCTGAACGCATTGATCTCATCTTACTCTCCCAAGGTTTAGAAGATCATGCCCACAAACCGACGCTAAAAATGTTGGATAAAACAATTCCCGTTGTCGGTTCTCCCAATGCAGCAGAAGTAGCGGAGGATTTGGAATTTGAAACTGTCACCGCTTTGCCTCATGGTGAAACTTACACGTTACAGGAGAAAATTGAAATTCGCGCCCTTCCCGGTGCGCCCATTGGGTTAGATCAAGAAAATGCTTATCTGCTGACGGCATTAACCCCACAGCAGCGACTCTACTACGAACCGCACGGTTTCCCCCCAGAAGAGCTGAAGGAATATTCTCCGGTGGATGTTGTGATTAATCCGATTGTGAATTTAGAACTTCCCCTCGCCGGTGCCATTATCAACGGAAAAGAAAGTGCGGTCCAACTGGCGCAATGGTTAAAACCGCAAGCGATTATTGGCACGGCTGCTGGTGGAAAAATTGACTTTGAAGGAGTCTTACTTTCGTTACTGAAAGCAAATGGAAGCGCCGAAGAAGTCCGTTCTCACCTCCAACAAAACGATCTCAACACCGAAATCATTGAACCCCAGCAAGGAGAACCGATTACCCTCTTAGAGCAAGAAACAGAAGTACACCATTGA